One Ignavibacteria bacterium genomic window carries:
- the recN gene encoding DNA repair protein RecN codes for MIQKLVIKNYLLIKDAELNFTNGLNIITGETGAGKTIILDALSLILGERADYSIIKNQNEKLIIEGIFYFKKNESVKEFISDKELDFNDKDGEIIIRRELSQKGTSRNFINDTPVNINDLKELGDLIIDIHSQNEHQSLLNKETQLKILDKFSSLDEQLNKYKNNFNAYKELVNKYKNFLERKNQILEKKSLLDFQLKEINNVNPRQDEEQELENELNKLENSEEIALGLTQIINLLYEGETNVNSILSIISKDIKKLTKFDNMFEKLSDEIESSYVSLKEISHNLIDYNNNLNFDAARIEQIRERLGSLNFLKKKYNLSVNELIKKAEDLTQELNLAENFDFEIDKLKKEIETQKESLYKEAENISKKRKKSSADLEKKVNSYLNETGLENAEFKVEFKSSSISNEDEFNYKKGSKTTTGITSKGIDDIEFFVRINKGADFSSLRKSASGGEISRIMLSIKASLSEKDDVPILVFDEIDAGISGRIANKVGNLLQEISNTHQIISITHLPQIAAKSNNHFHVSKQNKGSETITDIKTLDKNEKISEVAKMLSGEKVTDASLKSAKELINN; via the coding sequence GTGATTCAAAAACTGGTCATAAAAAATTATTTACTTATCAAAGACGCTGAATTAAATTTCACAAACGGATTAAATATAATCACAGGTGAAACAGGAGCAGGGAAGACAATCATACTTGATGCCTTGTCTTTAATATTAGGAGAGCGCGCAGATTATTCAATAATAAAAAACCAGAACGAAAAACTTATCATCGAAGGAATATTTTATTTTAAAAAAAATGAATCGGTTAAGGAGTTCATATCAGATAAAGAACTGGATTTTAACGATAAGGATGGTGAGATAATAATACGCCGTGAGCTTTCACAAAAGGGAACCAGCAGAAATTTTATTAACGACACCCCGGTAAATATAAACGACCTTAAAGAGCTTGGTGATTTAATAATCGATATTCATTCACAGAACGAACATCAGTCGTTACTTAATAAAGAAACCCAGCTAAAAATTCTTGATAAGTTCTCAAGCCTTGATGAACAGTTAAATAAATACAAAAACAATTTTAACGCATACAAAGAACTCGTAAATAAATACAAAAATTTCCTGGAAAGAAAAAATCAGATTCTCGAAAAAAAATCTTTGCTGGATTTTCAGCTTAAAGAAATAAATAATGTTAACCCGCGTCAAGATGAAGAACAAGAACTCGAAAACGAGCTTAACAAACTCGAAAATTCTGAGGAAATTGCACTCGGATTAACCCAGATTATCAACCTTCTTTATGAGGGTGAAACCAACGTAAATTCCATATTATCAATAATTTCTAAAGACATAAAAAAACTTACCAAATTTGATAATATGTTTGAAAAATTATCGGATGAAATAGAATCAAGTTATGTTTCTCTAAAAGAAATCAGCCATAACCTTATCGACTATAACAACAACTTAAACTTCGATGCCGCCCGAATCGAACAAATCCGTGAACGCCTCGGCAGTTTAAACTTCCTGAAGAAAAAATATAATTTATCCGTCAACGAGCTGATAAAAAAAGCAGAAGACCTGACTCAGGAATTAAATCTCGCAGAAAACTTCGATTTTGAAATCGACAAACTCAAAAAAGAAATCGAAACTCAAAAAGAATCTTTATATAAAGAAGCTGAAAATATTTCTAAAAAAAGAAAAAAATCATCAGCAGACTTAGAGAAAAAAGTAAATTCATATCTCAACGAAACAGGTCTCGAAAACGCTGAATTTAAAGTCGAGTTTAAATCTTCATCTATCTCAAACGAAGACGAATTTAATTATAAAAAAGGTTCTAAAACAACAACAGGCATTACATCAAAAGGAATAGACGACATTGAGTTCTTTGTCCGCATAAACAAAGGCGCGGATTTTTCATCACTCCGCAAGTCTGCTTCCGGCGGTGAAATCTCCAGAATAATGCTTTCCATCAAAGCATCATTGTCAGAAAAAGATGACGTTCCGATTTTAGTCTTCGATGAAATCGACGCAGGCATAAGCGGGCGAATTGCAAACAAAGTTGGAAACCTCCTGCAGGAAATTTCAAATACGCATCAGATAATTTCAATTACTCACTTGCCGCAGATTGCCGCAAAAAGCAATAATCATTTTCATGTTTCAAAACAAAACAAAGGCAGCGAGACAATCACAGACATAAAAACTCTCGACAAAAATGAAAAAATATCCGAAGTCGCAAAAATGCTAAGCGGGGAAAAAGTAACTGATGCCTCCCTCAAAAGCGCAAAAGAACTTATCAATAATTAA
- the dnaA gene encoding chromosomal replication initiator protein DnaA, with product MNNTLPSSGSDDFHKENTGVQNTAQLTTEADVIWSNFLRLLETKIKKSVIETWFTFLKPEKYEDNILTVTVPNNDIYGMIESRFNKDIDNVLKSLLGDEAKLKFEIAQLNLFSAPTDTHHEAQQITPSIKIAEPKTLVSNLPSENQQPEEPFKSNLYSKNTFENLVKGENNELAVSIAYAISNNPGKAYNPYFVFGGVGLGKTHLVQAIGNEVLKKYPEKKVYYTTASEFTNRFTDSIAQNKMDFSTKKPYGTKKLDAFYKSLDVLIIDDIQNLSGKTSTQDYFYQIFNYLFHEKKHIIFSSDKPINQILGIEERLLNRFQWGMVSDIQPPNWEMRVAIIKKKLEVAQVEVPDDIINFLATNVKDSIRTIEGCIAGMIAESTFIYKGEITLDIAEKVVNRVVGVAKRNKHVTLENILDVVSDYYSIQKRDILSKKRTKEIAQARQIAMFLAKEYTDMTLQLIGSFFNGKDHATVLYAVNTINKQIKADKKFAAQISHVKETLKNS from the coding sequence TTGAATAATACTTTACCCTCTTCCGGCTCAGACGACTTTCACAAAGAAAACACAGGTGTTCAAAACACAGCACAGCTCACAACCGAAGCAGATGTAATCTGGAGCAACTTTCTGCGCCTCCTTGAAACCAAAATTAAAAAAAGCGTAATCGAAACCTGGTTCACTTTTCTCAAACCGGAAAAGTACGAGGACAACATCCTTACCGTTACTGTCCCAAACAATGACATTTATGGTATGATTGAGTCACGTTTCAACAAGGACATCGATAACGTTCTTAAAAGTCTCCTCGGCGATGAAGCAAAGTTAAAATTCGAAATTGCACAGTTGAATTTATTCTCTGCTCCGACAGATACACACCACGAAGCTCAGCAAATTACGCCTTCAATAAAAATTGCGGAGCCGAAAACACTCGTTTCAAATTTACCATCAGAAAACCAACAGCCCGAAGAGCCGTTCAAATCAAATCTTTATTCAAAAAATACATTTGAAAATCTTGTAAAAGGCGAAAACAACGAGCTCGCTGTTTCGATTGCCTATGCAATTTCAAACAATCCCGGCAAAGCATATAATCCGTATTTTGTTTTCGGCGGAGTAGGTCTCGGGAAAACTCACCTGGTTCAGGCAATAGGGAACGAAGTCCTGAAAAAATATCCAGAGAAAAAAGTTTATTACACAACAGCATCTGAGTTCACAAACAGATTTACCGACAGCATCGCGCAGAACAAAATGGATTTTTCGACTAAAAAACCTTACGGCACAAAAAAGCTCGACGCATTTTATAAATCACTCGACGTTTTAATCATTGATGACATTCAGAACCTCAGCGGTAAAACTTCTACACAGGATTATTTCTATCAGATTTTTAATTATCTCTTCCACGAAAAGAAACACATAATTTTCTCGAGCGATAAGCCGATAAATCAAATTCTCGGTATCGAAGAAAGACTGCTCAATCGTTTTCAGTGGGGAATGGTCTCTGACATTCAGCCTCCTAACTGGGAAATGCGTGTTGCAATCATAAAGAAAAAACTTGAGGTTGCGCAGGTCGAAGTTCCTGATGATATAATTAACTTCCTCGCGACAAACGTTAAGGACAGCATCAGAACAATCGAGGGATGTATCGCAGGTATGATTGCCGAGAGCACTTTTATTTATAAAGGAGAAATAACTCTCGACATCGCAGAGAAAGTCGTCAACAGGGTAGTCGGCGTTGCTAAACGCAACAAACACGTAACTCTCGAAAATATTCTTGACGTAGTCTCTGACTATTACAGCATCCAAAAACGTGACATTCTATCAAAAAAACGCACAAAAGAGATAGCTCAGGCGCGGCAGATCGCAATGTTTCTCGCAAAGGAATACACCGACATGACACTTCAACTCATTGGCTCATTTTTCAACGGCAAGGACCACGCTACGGTGCTTTATGCGGTCAATACAATCAACAAGCAGATAAAAGCCGACAAAAAATTCGCCGCCCAAATCTCCCACGTAAAAGAGACTTTAAAAAATAGTTAA
- a CDS encoding mannose-1-phosphate guanylyltransferase: MGNYAVIMAGGVGTRFWPKGTSKHPKQFLRIANNNETMIQQTYRRIEGLIKDDKIYVVTNINYKNEVRKQLPKIPEENIICEPFGKNTAPCIGLASVFIKQFDPKGNVLVLAADHIIKNVPEFQLNVKAGMKFVGDNGGIVTLAITPDKPETGYGYIQFDPDTNIEVSLNGSDNTAKKVYKVKTFAEKPDLPMAKMFLESGDFLWNSGMFIFRVDTIMKEFECSLPDLFESLLNLEKKLLDNNFDKILEDEYAQIKGISIDYGVMEKCKDVYTIKSDFGWNDIGSWDEIYNINEKDNHGNVKKSKAVLIDTKNTLVLGEQKIIATIGVEDLLIIDSEDGLLICKKGESQKVKEVVDYLRRKGLDQFI; this comes from the coding sequence ATGGGGAACTATGCAGTAATAATGGCAGGCGGGGTCGGGACGAGATTCTGGCCCAAAGGAACATCGAAACACCCGAAACAGTTTTTGAGGATTGCAAATAATAACGAAACGATGATTCAGCAAACCTACAGGCGTATCGAAGGTTTGATAAAGGACGACAAAATTTATGTTGTAACGAACATAAATTATAAAAATGAAGTCCGCAAACAGCTTCCGAAAATTCCCGAGGAAAATATCATTTGTGAGCCATTCGGCAAGAATACCGCGCCGTGCATAGGTCTTGCGAGTGTTTTCATTAAGCAGTTCGACCCGAAGGGAAATGTTCTTGTGCTTGCGGCAGACCATATAATAAAAAACGTTCCCGAGTTTCAGCTTAACGTAAAAGCAGGAATGAAATTTGTCGGCGACAACGGAGGAATTGTGACGCTTGCGATTACGCCTGACAAGCCGGAGACAGGATATGGGTATATTCAGTTTGACCCCGATACAAACATCGAAGTTAGTCTTAACGGTTCTGACAACACCGCGAAGAAAGTTTATAAGGTAAAAACTTTTGCGGAGAAACCCGATTTGCCGATGGCGAAAATGTTTTTGGAGAGTGGAGATTTTTTGTGGAACAGCGGCATGTTTATTTTCAGGGTTGATACGATTATGAAAGAATTTGAATGTTCTCTGCCTGATTTGTTCGAGTCGCTTCTGAATCTCGAGAAAAAACTGCTCGATAATAATTTTGATAAAATACTTGAAGATGAATACGCGCAGATAAAAGGAATTTCGATTGACTACGGTGTTATGGAAAAGTGCAAAGATGTTTATACGATTAAGAGTGATTTCGGATGGAACGATATCGGTTCTTGGGATGAAATTTATAATATAAACGAAAAAGATAATCATGGAAATGTAAAGAAATCAAAAGCTGTTCTGATTGATACGAAAAATACTCTTGTGCTTGGAGAGCAAAAAATAATTGCAACGATCGGAGTTGAGGATTTATTGATAATAGATTCTGAGGATGGTTTGTTGATTTGTAAAAAAGGAGAATCACAAAAGGTGAAGGAAGTTGTTGATTATTTGAGAAGGAAGGGATTGGATCAGTTTATATAA
- a CDS encoding nitrilase-related carbon-nitrogen hydrolase → MNKMKAGFLQFKPEFGNVEHNIKRISDLIPEEDFDLLVLPELANSGYLFSSFEELKNLSEVAGQGKFFDAMLKIAKEKNSFLVAGFCERDAENEKDFYNSAYVIYPDGKFEVYRKIHLFDEEKKWFKPGDVPGVFEIQKETFGRVKIGVMICFDWIFPETARALALRGAQIICHSSNLVMPYCQRAMFTRALENHVFTITANRIGTDVNGGKDISFTGQSVILDPKGNYLAEAGKDTEECRIVEIDASLALDKNINPNNHLFADRRVKID, encoded by the coding sequence ATGAATAAAATGAAAGCAGGGTTTTTGCAGTTTAAGCCGGAGTTCGGGAATGTTGAACATAACATAAAAAGAATTTCGGACCTGATTCCCGAAGAAGATTTTGATTTGCTTGTTTTGCCTGAGCTTGCAAATTCGGGATATTTGTTTTCAAGCTTTGAAGAATTAAAAAATTTGTCGGAGGTTGCGGGACAGGGAAAGTTTTTTGATGCGATGCTGAAAATCGCTAAAGAGAAAAATTCTTTTCTTGTTGCGGGGTTTTGTGAGCGTGATGCAGAGAATGAAAAAGATTTTTATAATTCCGCTTATGTGATTTATCCCGACGGGAAGTTTGAAGTTTACAGGAAGATTCATTTGTTCGATGAAGAAAAAAAATGGTTCAAGCCGGGAGATGTGCCGGGAGTTTTTGAAATTCAGAAAGAGACTTTCGGGAGAGTAAAAATCGGAGTGATGATTTGTTTCGACTGGATATTCCCCGAGACCGCACGGGCACTGGCTTTACGGGGGGCGCAGATAATTTGTCATTCATCAAATCTTGTTATGCCGTACTGCCAGAGAGCGATGTTTACGAGAGCGCTTGAGAATCATGTGTTCACGATTACAGCGAACAGAATCGGGACAGATGTGAACGGCGGTAAGGATATTTCTTTCACGGGGCAGAGCGTGATTTTAGATCCGAAGGGAAATTATCTTGCGGAGGCAGGAAAGGATACGGAGGAGTGCAGGATTGTCGAGATAGACGCTTCGCTTGCGCTGGATAAAAACATAAATCCGAATAATCATTTATTTGCAGACAGGAGAGTGAAGATTGATTAA
- the alr gene encoding alanine racemase, which produces MHIYNFDESFYDTYAEINLGALKNNFHLIKKEAQKNIKRVSKENLKKDSKKNPERDSEKNSKGENYVKICAVVKANAYGHGFYEASLALAEFGADYLGTADYVESLSLRKYLNKHGQKNIPILCLGTLKHDKKLVKEIIKNKIDVTITDYKSAVFLNDVAKEMKMKPDVHIQFDTGMNRVGITEEKILETIRKIAKLENINLKGIYSHFATSEIKNHSFAKKQMKLFVDVVKKLEKEGIKFELKHMQNSGGIFNYKNEMFNMARPGISLYGYYPDIKKPKNDIGLIPVMSLKSRVNLIKEVKKNKSISYGRRYFTKEKSLIASVPVGYGDGYYRALTNKAKVVINGKKYKTVGTVCMDWVMVNIKKNEDIKVGDRVTLLGPEYPAYEHSKIVKTIPYEITCHISPRVKRVYVK; this is translated from the coding sequence ATGCACATATATAATTTTGATGAGTCGTTTTACGATACATATGCCGAAATCAACCTCGGAGCATTAAAAAACAATTTCCATCTCATAAAAAAAGAAGCACAGAAAAACATAAAAAGGGTTTCAAAAGAAAATTTAAAGAAGGATTCAAAAAAAAATCCCGAAAGAGATTCAGAAAAAAACTCTAAGGGTGAAAATTACGTAAAAATATGTGCGGTGGTGAAGGCAAACGCATACGGGCATGGATTTTATGAGGCATCGCTTGCGCTGGCTGAGTTTGGAGCGGATTATCTTGGGACGGCGGATTATGTTGAGTCATTGTCGCTGAGAAAATATCTGAATAAGCACGGGCAGAAGAATATTCCGATATTGTGCCTCGGAACGCTGAAGCATGACAAGAAATTGGTGAAGGAAATAATTAAAAATAAAATTGACGTTACGATAACGGATTATAAGTCAGCGGTTTTTTTGAACGACGTCGCAAAAGAAATGAAGATGAAGCCGGATGTTCATATTCAGTTTGATACGGGAATGAACCGTGTCGGGATTACGGAAGAAAAAATTCTCGAGACGATTAGAAAAATTGCAAAGCTGGAAAATATTAATCTGAAAGGAATATACTCGCATTTTGCGACGAGTGAAATCAAGAATCATTCGTTTGCAAAAAAGCAGATGAAGCTTTTTGTAGATGTTGTGAAGAAGCTCGAGAAGGAAGGAATAAAATTCGAGCTTAAGCACATGCAGAACAGCGGGGGAATTTTTAATTATAAGAATGAAATGTTCAACATGGCACGTCCGGGAATTTCTTTGTACGGATATTATCCTGACATCAAAAAACCGAAGAACGATATTGGACTTATTCCTGTTATGTCCTTAAAGTCGAGAGTTAACCTCATCAAAGAAGTAAAAAAAAATAAAAGCATTTCTTACGGGCGAAGGTATTTTACGAAGGAGAAATCGCTGATTGCATCTGTGCCGGTTGGTTACGGTGATGGATATTACCGCGCGCTGACGAATAAGGCGAAGGTTGTAATTAACGGTAAAAAATACAAAACGGTCGGGACGGTGTGCATGGATTGGGTTATGGTTAATATTAAAAAAAATGAGGATATTAAAGTCGGAGACAGAGTGACGCTGCTGGGACCTGAATATCCTGCGTATGAGCATTCAAAAATTGTTAAGACCATTCCATATGAAATTACCTGTCACATATCACCAAGAGTAAAAAGGGTTTATGTTAAATAG
- the uvrC gene encoding excinuclease ABC subunit UvrC, whose translation MSEVLKNKIDALPASPGIYQFKDSTGKVLYIGKAKILRNRVRQYFQSRPHETRLDVMINKIADLEIIRTDNEVEALILELNLINKFKPRYNVNLKDDKSYPYIVITNEAFPRVFPTRQKRSDGSRYFGPYTDVKTMRSALKSIRDVFQIRSCSFNLTEETITANKYKVCLDYHIHKCEAPCVGYVSREDYNKMINQVAKLLNGKTTSLIKELNSEMESYANNMQFEKAAKLRDTINALEVYSSRQKMVDEDVIDRDIFAVAREEKEAVGMILKIREGKVIGKSHYALDNVEGKTDDEVIENLVTSYYEKSDFVPEEIYLEKEIEDIDVIEKWLKERKNSKVEIVVPKIGEKAKLVAMVRANAKYVLDEIKLAKMKKEFIPHSIEALKRDLRLTKLPRRIECYDISHIQGTDTVASMVVFIDGKPKKSDYRKFKIQTALNEVGRPDDFLSMREVIHRRFRRFVEDGHVKTDAEEEYQIMDVPADEKEKQQDVSFASMPDLIVIDGGKGQLSSAVKVLSDIGLETLNVIGLAKRLEEVYLPGHSDPQSIPHTSSGLKMLQRVRDEAHRFAVTYHRTLRDKNLFKSELEDIKGVGKKTMVKLLSEYGSVENIKEVIENNYETIEKFAGKKVAGNLKEYFNQVVKEEEEG comes from the coding sequence ATGTCAGAAGTTTTAAAAAATAAAATTGATGCACTGCCCGCGTCGCCGGGTATTTACCAGTTTAAAGACTCGACTGGTAAGGTGTTGTATATCGGCAAAGCAAAAATTTTGCGAAACCGTGTGCGTCAGTATTTCCAGTCGCGACCGCATGAGACACGTTTGGACGTGATGATTAATAAGATTGCTGACCTGGAAATTATCAGGACTGACAATGAAGTCGAGGCGTTAATATTAGAGTTAAATTTAATTAATAAATTTAAGCCGAGATATAACGTCAACTTAAAAGATGATAAATCATATCCGTATATTGTGATAACGAATGAAGCGTTCCCGAGAGTTTTTCCGACGAGACAAAAGCGTTCGGACGGGTCGAGGTATTTTGGTCCTTATACCGATGTGAAGACAATGCGAAGCGCGTTGAAGTCAATAAGAGATGTTTTTCAGATTAGATCGTGCAGTTTTAATCTGACAGAAGAAACGATTACTGCAAATAAATATAAAGTGTGCTTGGATTATCATATTCATAAGTGCGAGGCGCCGTGTGTTGGTTATGTGAGCAGAGAAGATTATAACAAGATGATTAATCAGGTTGCGAAATTATTAAATGGCAAGACGACGAGCTTGATTAAAGAGCTGAACTCGGAAATGGAATCGTATGCAAACAATATGCAGTTTGAGAAAGCGGCGAAGCTGAGAGATACGATTAATGCGCTCGAGGTTTATTCATCACGGCAGAAGATGGTCGATGAAGATGTAATTGATCGAGACATATTTGCTGTTGCTCGTGAGGAGAAGGAAGCGGTCGGGATGATTCTGAAAATCCGCGAAGGAAAAGTGATTGGGAAGTCTCATTATGCACTGGACAACGTCGAAGGAAAAACCGATGATGAAGTGATTGAAAATCTTGTAACGAGCTATTATGAGAAATCAGATTTTGTCCCTGAGGAAATTTATCTCGAAAAAGAGATTGAAGATATTGATGTAATCGAAAAATGGCTGAAGGAAAGAAAGAATAGTAAAGTTGAAATTGTTGTTCCGAAGATTGGCGAGAAAGCCAAGCTGGTGGCTATGGTGCGGGCGAATGCTAAATATGTGCTTGATGAAATAAAGCTTGCGAAGATGAAAAAGGAATTTATTCCGCATTCTATTGAAGCGCTGAAAAGGGATTTGCGTTTGACGAAGCTGCCGAGAAGAATTGAGTGCTATGACATTTCGCATATTCAGGGAACGGATACGGTTGCTTCGATGGTGGTTTTCATTGACGGCAAGCCGAAGAAATCGGATTACAGGAAATTTAAAATTCAGACTGCGTTGAACGAAGTCGGCAGACCCGATGATTTTCTTTCGATGCGGGAGGTTATACACAGGAGGTTCAGAAGATTTGTTGAAGACGGTCATGTGAAAACAGATGCGGAAGAAGAATACCAAATTATGGATGTGCCTGCTGATGAAAAAGAAAAACAGCAGGATGTTTCGTTTGCTTCGATGCCGGATTTAATTGTTATTGACGGCGGCAAGGGACAGCTGAGCTCGGCGGTGAAAGTTTTGAGCGACATTGGCTTGGAGACGCTGAACGTAATCGGGCTGGCGAAGAGACTGGAGGAAGTTTATCTGCCGGGACATTCTGATCCGCAGTCGATTCCGCATACATCAAGCGGATTGAAGATGCTGCAAAGAGTGAGAGATGAAGCGCACAGGTTTGCGGTTACGTATCACAGAACGCTGAGGGATAAAAATTTATTTAAATCAGAGCTTGAGGACATAAAGGGAGTCGGAAAGAAAACGATGGTGAAGCTTTTAAGTGAATATGGGTCGGTGGAGAATATAAAAGAGGTGATTGAAAATAATTATGAGACAATTGAAAAATTTGCCGGGAAAAAAGTCGCGGGGAATTTGAAGGAGTATTTTAATCAGGTGGTGAAAGAAGAAGAGGAAGGGTAA
- the mce gene encoding methylmalonyl-CoA epimerase — protein MKRRRIPLVESKGILHFVQDDTRLQFIIMKIAHLGIAVRSLKESVPKFEKIFGVKPSEIEFVAEQKVNVQKFHLENIDIELLEGTSEDSPIYKFIEKKGEGIHHSSFEVEDIVKSLSEAKKSGIELINEVPTTGADDMLIAFFHPKSTNNVLIELTQHKKK, from the coding sequence GTGAAACGACGAAGAATCCCATTAGTTGAAAGTAAGGGGATCCTTCACTTCGTTCAGGATGACACACGACTACAGTTTATAATTATGAAGATTGCGCATTTGGGAATAGCGGTGAGGTCGTTGAAGGAATCGGTGCCGAAGTTCGAAAAAATTTTCGGAGTGAAACCGTCAGAGATTGAATTTGTAGCGGAGCAAAAAGTGAACGTACAGAAATTTCATCTTGAAAATATTGACATCGAACTGCTTGAGGGAACATCTGAGGATTCCCCGATATATAAATTTATAGAGAAGAAGGGCGAAGGAATTCACCATAGTTCGTTTGAGGTGGAGGACATCGTAAAATCCCTATCCGAAGCAAAAAAAAGCGGAATAGAGCTTATAAATGAGGTTCCTACGACGGGAGCCGATGATATGCTGATTGCTTTTTTTCATCCGAAATCCACCAATAATGTGTTGATAGAGTTGACCCAGCACAAAAAAAAGTAA
- a CDS encoding VOC family protein encodes MKSEYSPYIAIQVQDYEKAMKFYQEVLGMEITEIKGNDTYMKKGIMNFVFENGGKAGTVFFEFKVDDVQKARKELEANGCTVTQEYSDNNMMISDPFGMNFHIWQDGAEL; translated from the coding sequence ATGAAATCGGAATATTCACCTTACATTGCAATTCAGGTGCAGGACTATGAGAAGGCGATGAAGTTTTATCAGGAAGTTCTGGGAATGGAAATTACGGAGATTAAGGGCAACGACACTTATATGAAAAAAGGGATTATGAATTTTGTTTTTGAAAACGGCGGGAAGGCGGGAACGGTGTTTTTTGAATTCAAGGTCGATGATGTTCAGAAGGCGCGCAAGGAGCTCGAGGCAAACGGATGCACGGTGACACAGGAGTACAGCGATAATAATATGATGATTTCAGACCCTTTTGGGATGAATTTTCATATCTGGCAGGACGGAGCGGAATTATAA